One Natrinema longum genomic window carries:
- the lysS gene encoding lysine--tRNA ligase — protein MSADGDAGDAPESDAISPYTLQREDAGDARHAFWADTVADRVAEREPAEPIVIKGGISPSGVPHLGNVNEIMRGYYVAEVLRDRGYEVRQVFTADDRDPLRKLPRTLCDLEGNLVDLGEVDAGALGRNLGAPYTDIPDPFGCCDSYGDHFSTIIQDSADAVDVPIDLVSNTELYESGEFEAVTRFVLEHRERAREVLSKYQDTVDAEGDYVPFNPICEACGKITETVTSVDLDGESPTVDYRCTDMEAGDQTIEGCGHEGTATLREGKLPWRFEWPGQWQLLGVDFEPFGKDHAEGSWPSGQDVARNVLEIEPPVPMVYEWFTLEGEPFSSSEGNVILVSEVLELLEPEVLRYFFAKDPAKARDFSIERLDQLVDEFDRLEAVYFDEIEASEDERAFAERVYPFVIDEPREERIRLPYTFAAVLGMTDDPDLREEIARREGHIPDDAPEWAVEGALERVEQARNWARRTGNEFDYELKRTEIPDHEFDADTEAALAELADFIEAGHDPEEIQGEIYETARRHDVDVGDFFAAGYRLFFDEDQGPKLGPFLAKVDREFVVGRLRRER, from the coding sequence ATGAGTGCCGACGGAGACGCGGGAGACGCCCCGGAGTCGGACGCGATCAGTCCCTACACCCTCCAGCGCGAGGACGCGGGCGACGCGCGACACGCCTTCTGGGCCGATACGGTCGCGGACCGTGTCGCGGAGCGAGAGCCGGCGGAGCCGATCGTTATCAAGGGCGGTATCTCGCCCTCGGGCGTTCCCCACCTGGGTAACGTCAACGAAATCATGCGCGGCTACTACGTCGCCGAAGTGCTGCGCGACCGGGGGTACGAGGTCCGGCAGGTGTTCACCGCCGACGACCGCGACCCGCTTCGAAAGCTCCCGCGAACGCTCTGTGACCTCGAGGGGAACCTCGTCGATCTCGGCGAGGTCGACGCCGGCGCGCTCGGGCGGAACCTCGGTGCACCCTACACCGACATCCCGGACCCGTTCGGTTGTTGTGACTCCTACGGCGACCACTTCTCGACCATCATTCAGGACAGCGCCGACGCCGTCGACGTGCCGATCGACCTCGTTTCGAACACGGAACTGTACGAGTCCGGCGAGTTCGAGGCGGTGACGCGATTCGTCCTCGAGCACCGGGAGCGGGCACGCGAGGTCCTCTCGAAGTATCAGGACACGGTCGACGCCGAGGGCGACTACGTCCCCTTCAACCCGATCTGCGAGGCGTGTGGCAAGATCACCGAGACGGTGACGAGCGTCGATTTAGATGGCGAGTCGCCGACCGTCGACTACCGCTGTACCGACATGGAGGCCGGCGACCAGACCATCGAGGGCTGTGGCCACGAGGGCACCGCCACGCTGCGGGAGGGCAAACTCCCCTGGCGCTTCGAGTGGCCCGGCCAGTGGCAGCTGCTCGGCGTCGACTTCGAACCCTTCGGGAAGGACCACGCCGAAGGCTCCTGGCCCAGCGGGCAAGACGTCGCGCGCAACGTCCTCGAGATCGAGCCGCCGGTGCCGATGGTCTACGAGTGGTTCACCCTCGAGGGCGAGCCCTTTTCGTCCTCGGAGGGCAACGTCATCCTCGTCTCGGAGGTTCTCGAACTGCTCGAGCCCGAGGTCCTGCGCTATTTCTTCGCCAAGGACCCGGCGAAGGCCCGGGACTTCAGCATCGAACGGCTCGACCAGCTGGTCGACGAGTTCGACCGGCTCGAGGCGGTCTACTTCGACGAGATCGAGGCCAGCGAGGACGAGCGGGCCTTCGCCGAGCGCGTGTACCCGTTCGTGATCGACGAACCCCGCGAGGAGCGGATTCGGCTCCCCTACACGTTCGCCGCCGTGCTCGGGATGACCGACGATCCCGATCTGCGCGAGGAGATCGCCCGTCGCGAGGGACACATTCCCGACGACGCGCCCGAGTGGGCCGTCGAGGGTGCCCTCGAGCGGGTCGAGCAGGCCCGCAACTGGGCGCGCCGAACGGGCAACGAGTTCGATTACGAACTCAAGCGCACCGAGATCCCTGACCACGAGTTCGACGCGGACACCGAGGCCGCGCTCGCGGAACTGGCCGACTTCATCGAGGCGGGGCACGACCCCGAGGAGATCCAGGGCGAAATCTACGAAACTGCGAGACGCCACGACGTCGACGTCGGCGACTTCTTCGCGGCGGGCTACCGACTCTTCTTCGACGAGGACCAGGGGCCGAAGCTCGGCCCCTTCCTCGCGAAGGTCGACCGGGAGTTCGTCGTCGGGCGGCTTCGCCGGGAGCGGTGA
- the pyrH gene encoding UMP kinase gives MKVVVSIGGSVLVPEPGADRVAEHAAVIEDLIAEGCRVGAVVGGGGVAREYIGAARDLGANEIELDQLGIDVTRLNARLLIAALSEESVTAPALDYEEASEALRRDNICIMGGVAPAQTTDAVGAALAEYIDADLLVYATSVPGVYSADPNEDTDATKYDHLSAGELVDVIAGLEMNAGASAPVDLLAAKIIERSGMRTIVLDGTDPDRIARAVRFGDHEGTDVVPEAAGKEPTYWASDEQ, from the coding sequence ATGAAAGTGGTCGTCTCCATCGGCGGGAGCGTCCTCGTCCCCGAGCCCGGCGCGGATCGGGTGGCCGAGCACGCAGCCGTTATCGAAGATCTCATCGCGGAGGGGTGTCGGGTCGGAGCCGTCGTCGGCGGCGGCGGCGTCGCTCGCGAGTACATCGGGGCCGCACGGGATCTCGGAGCCAACGAGATCGAACTCGATCAGCTGGGAATCGACGTGACGCGGCTCAACGCCCGACTGCTCATCGCCGCGCTGAGCGAGGAGTCCGTGACCGCACCGGCCCTCGATTACGAGGAGGCCAGCGAGGCGCTCCGCCGTGACAACATCTGTATCATGGGTGGGGTGGCACCGGCCCAGACCACCGACGCGGTCGGGGCCGCGCTCGCGGAGTACATCGACGCCGACCTGCTGGTCTACGCGACGAGCGTCCCCGGGGTCTACAGCGCCGATCCCAACGAGGACACCGACGCGACCAAGTACGACCACCTCTCGGCCGGGGAACTGGTCGACGTCATCGCCGGCCTCGAGATGAACGCGGGGGCCTCTGCACCCGTCGATCTGCTGGCGGCGAAGATCATCGAGCGCTCGGGGATGCGGACGATCGTGCTCGACGGCACGGATCCCGATCGGATCGCCCGCGCGGTCCGGTTCGGCGATCACGAGGGAACGGATGTCGTTCCCGAGGCTGCCGGCAAGGAACCGACCTACTGGGCGAGCGACGAGCAATGA
- a CDS encoding CapA family protein — translation MPPRIGFTGDVMLGRLVDDRQRRRSVEAVWGSVLERLRGLDGLVVNLECVLSTRGREWQRTHRPFHFRADPDWAIPALERAGVDICALANNHVLDYEVVALRDTLDALDEAGIAHAGAGATIDEALEPAVRTIGGSDRGDDDPDTDDESNAGDGGLDVVVVSLTDNTPEYAADEASPGTARIEIDESRLDSRSRTRSDDDVDDPETKQRVRETLERARETNPDLLVASLHWGPNMVTEPPESFREFGRWLVDEGVDVVHGHSAHVFQGIEVYEGSPIVYDAGDFVDDYRADPELRNDRSFLFVLAVTPDGRPIELRLHPTEIDDCAVSEASPDAAAWSRDRMRELSTPFGTEFDRHGDGLVLSLEE, via the coding sequence ATGCCACCTCGAATCGGTTTCACGGGCGACGTCATGCTCGGCCGACTCGTCGACGACCGCCAGCGTCGCCGATCCGTCGAGGCCGTGTGGGGATCCGTCCTCGAGCGACTGCGCGGACTCGACGGACTCGTCGTCAACCTCGAGTGCGTGCTCTCGACTCGCGGGCGGGAGTGGCAACGGACCCATCGTCCGTTTCACTTCCGGGCCGATCCCGACTGGGCGATCCCCGCACTCGAGCGGGCCGGCGTCGATATCTGCGCCCTGGCGAACAATCACGTTCTCGACTACGAGGTCGTGGCCTTGCGGGACACCCTCGATGCGCTCGACGAGGCCGGAATCGCCCACGCGGGTGCCGGAGCGACGATCGACGAGGCCCTCGAGCCGGCGGTTCGAACGATCGGCGGCTCGGACAGAGGCGACGACGACCCGGACACAGACGACGAATCGAACGCGGGCGACGGCGGACTCGACGTGGTCGTCGTCTCGCTCACCGACAATACGCCGGAGTACGCGGCCGACGAGGCGTCTCCGGGGACGGCACGGATCGAAATCGACGAGTCGCGACTCGACTCGCGCAGTCGGACGCGGTCCGACGACGACGTCGACGATCCGGAAACGAAACAGCGTGTGCGCGAGACGCTCGAGCGCGCACGCGAGACGAATCCGGATCTGCTGGTCGCATCGCTTCACTGGGGTCCGAACATGGTCACCGAGCCGCCCGAGTCGTTTCGGGAGTTCGGTCGCTGGCTGGTCGACGAAGGAGTCGACGTCGTGCACGGCCACAGCGCTCACGTCTTCCAGGGAATCGAGGTCTACGAGGGCAGTCCGATCGTCTACGACGCGGGCGACTTCGTCGACGACTATCGGGCCGATCCCGAGTTGCGCAACGATCGAAGCTTCCTGTTCGTCCTCGCGGTGACGCCCGACGGCCGGCCGATCGAACTCCGACTGCACCCGACCGAGATCGACGACTGTGCAGTCTCCGAGGCGAGCCCGGACGCGGCCGCGTGGTCTCGCGACCGGATGCGCGAGCTATCGACCCCCTTCGGCACCGAGTTCGACCGGCATGGCGACGGGCTCGTCCTGTCCCTCGAGGAGTGA
- a CDS encoding molybdopterin synthase gives MHVLGVRDEGADDDALESVVDRIVDRLAERGRVGVVRYDATIADGTHARESMTLGGDVTYDLGVDGDWTASGTGLSVGDALDSLATDCEYAVVVNVPTLQYPSVIVGATADESESETCLGAVDGPRGLDLDALVTALESAEPHETLESLVARVKRSPRAERAGAIATFTGRVRAKDSEDDAPTQYLEFEKYEGVADERMAALETDLESRDGVLDVELYHRTGVVEDGEDIVFVVVLAGHRTEAFRTVEDGINRLKDEVPLFKKEVTVEDEFWVHDRS, from the coding sequence ATGCACGTACTCGGTGTTCGAGACGAGGGAGCCGACGACGACGCGCTCGAGTCGGTCGTCGATCGGATCGTCGACCGGCTCGCCGAACGGGGACGCGTCGGCGTCGTCAGATACGACGCGACGATCGCGGACGGGACACACGCACGCGAGTCGATGACGCTCGGTGGGGACGTTACCTACGACCTCGGCGTCGACGGGGACTGGACCGCATCGGGGACGGGGTTGTCCGTCGGCGACGCGCTCGACAGCCTCGCAACCGACTGCGAGTACGCAGTGGTCGTGAACGTGCCAACGCTTCAGTACCCGTCGGTGATCGTGGGAGCCACTGCCGACGAGAGCGAGTCGGAGACGTGTCTTGGGGCCGTCGATGGACCCAGGGGCCTCGATCTCGACGCCCTCGTAACGGCCCTGGAGTCGGCCGAACCCCACGAAACCCTCGAGTCGCTGGTAGCCCGCGTGAAACGGTCGCCCCGAGCCGAGCGGGCGGGCGCGATCGCGACGTTTACCGGCCGGGTCCGTGCGAAAGACAGCGAGGACGACGCGCCCACCCAGTATCTCGAGTTCGAGAAGTACGAGGGCGTCGCCGACGAGCGAATGGCGGCCCTCGAAACCGATCTCGAGTCTCGAGACGGGGTTCTCGACGTCGAACTCTACCACAGAACGGGCGTCGTCGAGGACGGTGAGGACATCGTCTTCGTCGTCGTGCTCGCGGGACACCGGACGGAGGCGTTCCGGACGGTCGAGGACGGGATCAATCGGCTGAAAGACGAGGTCCCGCTGTTCAAAAAGGAAGTGACGGTCGAAGACGAGTTCTGGGTTCACGATCGATCATAA
- a CDS encoding DUF7123 family protein, with protein sequence MSTTAQPSTESKERRLKSYLRERAEDGEMYFKGKFIADDVGMTPKEIGALMVKLSDSVSDLEIEKWSYTSATTWRVAPA encoded by the coding sequence ATGAGCACGACAGCCCAACCCTCCACGGAAAGCAAGGAACGCCGCCTGAAAAGTTACCTTCGCGAGCGTGCCGAAGACGGCGAGATGTACTTCAAAGGGAAGTTCATCGCGGACGACGTAGGAATGACGCCAAAAGAGATCGGCGCGCTGATGGTCAAGCTCTCGGACTCGGTCAGCGACCTCGAGATCGAGAAGTGGTCGTACACGAGCGCGACCACGTGGCGTGTCGCCCCCGCATAA
- a CDS encoding site-2 protease family protein — MEDVDRSGFDTAGYGGHSPEDGPPIDRIESVFAVYEIRQEAEQLVYYGDPLMHPERVMRELWPAFHEHGYDAELEARHGEYVLVAEPSTVGIDGIPWTNLVLLIATVGSTLFAGAFWYQIDPFADPTAIVHAWPFTAAILGVLGVHEMGHYVMSRYHQVDASLPYFIPVPTLIGTMGAVIKMKGRMPDRKALFDIGVAGPLAGLVATIGVTVIGLHLPPVTVDPALLQNPDAIRIELGYPPLLELLAAGFDQPLYRNDPTRGVNPVVIGAWVGMFVTFLNLIPVGQLDGGHILRAMVGEYQETIAALVPGALLALAGYLYYFQEHSLNTVFVWILWGLLTMLFASMGPATPIRDERLDPGRFVLGIVTFGLGLLCFMPIPVMIVG, encoded by the coding sequence ATGGAGGATGTCGACCGGTCCGGATTCGACACGGCGGGATACGGTGGGCACTCGCCCGAGGACGGGCCGCCGATCGACCGCATCGAGTCGGTGTTTGCAGTCTACGAGATCCGCCAGGAAGCGGAGCAGTTGGTATACTACGGCGACCCACTGATGCACCCCGAACGGGTGATGCGAGAGCTCTGGCCCGCGTTCCACGAGCACGGCTACGACGCCGAACTCGAGGCGCGCCACGGCGAGTACGTGCTCGTCGCGGAGCCGTCGACCGTCGGCATCGACGGGATCCCGTGGACGAATCTCGTACTGCTGATCGCGACCGTCGGTTCGACGCTGTTCGCCGGGGCGTTCTGGTATCAGATCGATCCGTTCGCCGACCCGACCGCGATCGTCCACGCCTGGCCGTTTACGGCGGCCATTCTCGGCGTCCTCGGCGTCCACGAGATGGGCCACTACGTCATGAGTCGATACCACCAGGTCGACGCCTCGTTGCCGTACTTCATTCCGGTCCCGACGCTGATCGGGACGATGGGGGCGGTCATCAAAATGAAAGGCCGGATGCCCGACCGGAAGGCGCTGTTCGATATCGGCGTCGCCGGCCCGCTCGCGGGCCTGGTCGCGACGATCGGCGTGACCGTGATCGGGCTCCACCTGCCACCCGTGACCGTCGACCCCGCGTTACTCCAGAACCCCGACGCGATTCGGATCGAACTCGGCTATCCGCCGCTGCTCGAGTTGCTCGCGGCCGGCTTCGACCAGCCGCTGTACCGGAACGATCCGACGCGAGGAGTGAACCCGGTCGTCATCGGCGCGTGGGTCGGGATGTTCGTCACGTTCCTCAACCTGATTCCGGTCGGCCAACTCGACGGGGGACACATCCTCCGGGCGATGGTCGGCGAGTACCAGGAGACGATCGCCGCGCTCGTCCCGGGCGCGCTCCTCGCGCTCGCTGGCTACCTCTATTACTTTCAGGAGCACAGCCTGAACACCGTCTTCGTCTGGATCCTCTGGGGACTGCTGACGATGCTGTTCGCGTCGATGGGGCCGGCGACGCCCATCCGGGACGAACGGTTGGATCCGGGCCGGTTCGTTCTCGGGATCGTCACCTTCGGCCTCGGCTTGCTCTGTTTCATGCCGATTCCCGTGATGATCGTCGGCTGA
- the thiL gene encoding thiamine-phosphate kinase: MDERAALRLLSDELEGAGDDAAVVDGLVVTTDMLHDRTDFPDGTTRYTAGWRAVGASLSDVAAMGAEATAAVAAYAAPTFDRDELLAFVRGASDVCELVDTEYVGGDLDGHDEFTVATTAIGRTDDPVPRSGARPGDVVCVTGTLGRSAAALEYFDRAARGTDDGDDADGGDEGTEWLLERANALFQFCPRIAAGRALAPHATAMMDSSDGLARSIHQLAEASDCGVAIESNRIPIDDAVREVADGEDEAFELATTFGEDFELVAALPEDALPAVREATDVSLSVIGSVRTATDGVTMDGDELVDRGYTHG, translated from the coding sequence ATGGACGAACGAGCCGCCCTGCGACTCCTGTCGGACGAACTCGAGGGGGCCGGCGACGACGCGGCCGTCGTCGATGGACTGGTCGTCACGACGGACATGCTCCACGACCGGACCGATTTTCCGGACGGAACGACCCGCTATACGGCCGGCTGGCGCGCCGTCGGTGCGTCGCTGTCGGACGTCGCGGCGATGGGTGCCGAGGCCACGGCGGCGGTCGCCGCCTACGCCGCTCCGACGTTCGATCGCGACGAACTGCTCGCGTTCGTTCGCGGTGCGAGCGACGTCTGCGAACTGGTCGATACCGAATACGTCGGCGGCGATCTCGACGGCCACGACGAGTTCACCGTGGCGACGACCGCGATCGGTCGGACCGACGACCCCGTCCCGCGAAGCGGTGCCCGTCCCGGCGACGTCGTCTGTGTTACCGGAACCCTCGGACGGAGCGCGGCGGCACTCGAGTACTTCGACCGGGCGGCCCGCGGGACCGACGACGGCGACGACGCTGACGGCGGCGACGAGGGTACCGAGTGGCTGCTCGAGCGGGCGAACGCCCTCTTTCAGTTCTGCCCCCGGATCGCAGCCGGTCGAGCGCTCGCCCCTCACGCGACCGCGATGATGGACTCGAGCGACGGACTCGCCCGCTCGATCCATCAGCTCGCCGAAGCCAGCGACTGCGGGGTCGCGATCGAATCCAATCGAATTCCGATCGACGACGCCGTCCGCGAGGTCGCCGACGGCGAGGACGAGGCGTTCGAACTCGCGACGACCTTCGGCGAGGACTTCGAACTCGTCGCGGCGCTTCCCGAGGACGCGCTCCCGGCCGTCCGCGAGGCGACTGACGTCTCGCTATCGGTGATCGGATCGGTCCGAACGGCGACGGATGGCGTAACGATGGACGGCGACGAACTCGTGGATCGGGGGTATACGCACGGATAG
- a CDS encoding 30S ribosomal protein S19e, which produces MATMYDVPADDLIEALADDLADRLEEPEWGAFAKSGVDKELPPEQEDFWATRAASLLRKVADRGPVGVERLSTEYGGAKGGSNRYQVAPDKRADGSKNLIRTILQQLEEEDLVETAEGEGRRITAEGQSLLDDTAGTVLEELDRPELERYA; this is translated from the coding sequence ATGGCTACGATGTACGACGTTCCGGCGGACGACCTCATCGAGGCGCTCGCCGACGATCTCGCGGATCGACTCGAGGAACCGGAGTGGGGAGCGTTCGCCAAGAGTGGCGTCGACAAGGAACTCCCGCCCGAACAGGAGGACTTCTGGGCCACCCGCGCCGCGAGTCTCCTGCGCAAGGTCGCCGACCGCGGTCCGGTCGGCGTCGAGCGACTCTCGACGGAGTACGGCGGCGCGAAAGGCGGCTCCAACCGCTACCAGGTCGCGCCCGACAAACGCGCCGACGGCTCGAAGAACCTGATCCGGACCATCCTCCAGCAACTCGAGGAAGAGGATCTCGTCGAGACCGCCGAGGGCGAAGGTCGCCGAATCACCGCCGAGGGCCAGAGCCTGCTCGACGACACCGCCGGCACCGTCCTCGAAGAACTCGACCGTCCGGAACTCGAGCGATACGCGTAA
- a CDS encoding DNA-binding protein yields the protein MSGSPDEEKLEELRQKKMEQLQDRAESQQGEAGQEAAKQQAEAQKKAVLRQHLTDEARKRLNTVKMSKPQFGEQVERQVISLARSGRIQGKIDDEKMKQLLKELKPDSQSFDIQRR from the coding sequence ATGAGTGGTTCACCGGACGAGGAGAAACTCGAGGAACTCCGACAGAAGAAAATGGAGCAGCTACAGGACCGCGCCGAGTCCCAGCAGGGCGAGGCCGGGCAGGAGGCGGCCAAACAGCAGGCCGAGGCCCAGAAGAAGGCGGTCCTGCGACAGCACCTGACCGACGAGGCCCGCAAGCGACTCAACACCGTCAAGATGAGCAAGCCCCAGTTCGGCGAGCAGGTCGAACGGCAGGTCATCAGCCTCGCCCGCAGCGGCCGCATTCAGGGCAAGATCGACGACGAGAAGATGAAACAGCTCCTCAAGGAGCTCAAGCCGGACTCGCAGAGCTTCGACATCCAGCGCCGGTAA
- a CDS encoding DUF7411 family protein: MELGLLYSGGKDSTLAALLLEEFYDVTLLTAHFGISDDWKHARETARAAGFDFERLECDPDVAGEAVGRIRDDGFPRNGIQLVHQHALERLADREFDAIGDGTRRDDRVPTVSRAQAQSLEDRHGVDYIAPLSGFGRSAVDRLVDARLDVTVGPSEDIDRADYEAELRTLLAEEAGPAAIEECFPDHDQTYVTNVR; the protein is encoded by the coding sequence ATGGAGCTCGGACTGCTCTACAGCGGCGGCAAAGACTCGACGCTCGCCGCGCTCTTGCTCGAGGAGTTCTACGATGTCACGTTGCTGACGGCCCATTTCGGGATCAGCGACGACTGGAAACACGCCCGCGAAACGGCCCGCGCCGCCGGCTTCGATTTCGAACGCCTCGAGTGCGATCCCGACGTCGCCGGCGAGGCAGTCGGTCGGATTCGGGACGACGGCTTTCCGCGAAACGGCATTCAGCTGGTCCACCAGCACGCCCTCGAACGACTCGCTGACCGCGAGTTCGACGCCATCGGGGACGGGACGCGGCGCGACGACCGCGTCCCGACGGTGTCGCGAGCACAGGCCCAGAGCCTCGAGGATCGCCACGGCGTCGACTACATCGCGCCGCTATCGGGCTTTGGCCGGTCGGCCGTCGACCGGCTCGTCGACGCGCGACTGGACGTGACAGTTGGCCCAAGCGAGGACATCGACAGAGCGGATTACGAGGCAGAGCTCCGGACGCTCCTCGCCGAGGAAGCGGGACCGGCGGCGATCGAGGAGTGTTTTCCCGACCACGATCAGACGTACGTCACGAACGTCCGTTGA
- the hisS gene encoding histidine--tRNA ligase, with the protein MYDRIKGFRDFYPGEMAARRATIDVLEDTAREYGFREIGTPALERAEMWTDKSGDDIVDELYSFEDQSGRHVTLTPELTPTVARMVVAKQQELSKPIKWVSTRPFWRYEQVQQGRYREFYQTNVDIFGSSAPEADAEILAWAADAMTGLGLTGEHFEFRVSHRDILGGVLESYDTDVDTEAAIRAVDKSDKLSQVEYHDLLIDAGLSAEQAAEFDDLIAGGDLDEVEAFADTERVTAAVDNLQNVLAAAEDFGAREYCTVSLETARGLDYYTGVVFECFDSAGEVSRSIFGGGRYDDLIESFGGQPTPAVGVAPGHATLSLLLQRAGVWPEEEVTTDYYVLQIGDTRSEAARIVGELREQGHVVETDIAGRSFGAQLDYADSINAETVVIVGEQDLANDEVTIKDMASGDQTQVPVDEFPGDLERPTFDDLA; encoded by the coding sequence ATGTACGACCGGATCAAGGGCTTTCGTGACTTTTATCCCGGCGAGATGGCCGCCAGACGAGCGACCATCGACGTTCTGGAGGACACCGCCCGCGAGTACGGGTTCCGCGAGATCGGGACGCCGGCGCTGGAGCGTGCCGAGATGTGGACCGACAAGAGCGGCGACGACATCGTCGACGAGCTCTACTCCTTCGAGGACCAGAGCGGTCGCCACGTGACGTTGACCCCCGAACTGACGCCGACGGTCGCCCGGATGGTCGTCGCGAAACAACAGGAGCTCTCGAAGCCGATCAAGTGGGTGTCGACGCGACCGTTCTGGCGCTACGAGCAGGTCCAGCAGGGCCGGTATCGGGAGTTCTACCAGACCAACGTCGACATCTTCGGCTCGTCGGCACCCGAAGCCGACGCCGAGATCCTCGCGTGGGCGGCCGACGCGATGACCGGCCTCGGCCTCACCGGCGAGCACTTCGAATTCCGGGTCTCCCACCGGGACATCCTCGGGGGGGTCCTGGAGAGCTACGACACCGACGTCGACACCGAGGCGGCGATTCGCGCGGTCGACAAATCCGACAAGCTCTCGCAGGTCGAGTATCACGATTTACTGATCGACGCCGGCCTGTCGGCCGAGCAGGCCGCCGAGTTCGACGACCTCATCGCGGGCGGCGATCTCGACGAGGTAGAGGCGTTCGCCGACACCGAGCGCGTCACCGCTGCCGTCGACAACCTCCAGAACGTGCTCGCCGCCGCCGAGGACTTCGGCGCTCGCGAGTACTGTACCGTCTCGCTGGAGACGGCCCGTGGACTGGACTACTACACGGGCGTGGTCTTCGAGTGTTTCGACTCGGCGGGCGAGGTTTCACGGTCGATCTTCGGCGGTGGCCGCTACGACGACCTCATCGAGAGCTTCGGTGGCCAGCCGACGCCCGCGGTCGGCGTCGCGCCGGGCCACGCGACGCTGTCGTTGTTGTTGCAGCGGGCGGGCGTCTGGCCCGAGGAAGAAGTAACGACGGACTACTACGTCCTGCAGATCGGCGACACGCGGTCGGAGGCGGCCCGGATCGTCGGGGAACTGCGCGAGCAGGGCCACGTCGTCGAGACCGACATCGCGGGTCGTTCCTTCGGCGCGCAACTCGATTACGCCGATTCGATCAACGCCGAGACCGTGGTCATCGTCGGCGAACAGGACCTCGCGAACGACGAGGTCACGATCAAGGACATGGCGTCGGGCGACCAGACGCAGGTTCCGGTCGACGAGTTCCCCGGCGATCTCGAGCGGCCGACGTTCGACGATCTCGCGTAG
- a CDS encoding DoxX family protein produces the protein MSTTKATVQWFGRREEFEYADSVAGYLLVAVRLLVGYWFLHSGWTKFAFVAGEPFNAGGYLQNASSPIAGLFEVVAGTPWLLEFTNVVIPLGEFLIGLGLILGALVRLAAFFGGVLMTLFYLGNADWAHGYVNGDLLGLLMFVIIGVFAAGRILGVDASLEQLEFVQRRPWLRYLLG, from the coding sequence ATGTCTACAACGAAAGCCACCGTTCAGTGGTTCGGCAGGCGGGAAGAGTTCGAGTACGCCGATTCGGTCGCCGGCTACCTGCTGGTGGCGGTGCGGCTGCTCGTCGGCTACTGGTTCCTCCACTCGGGATGGACCAAGTTCGCGTTCGTCGCAGGGGAGCCGTTCAACGCGGGGGGCTACCTGCAGAACGCTTCCTCGCCCATCGCCGGCCTCTTCGAGGTCGTGGCCGGGACGCCCTGGCTGCTCGAGTTCACCAACGTCGTGATTCCCCTCGGTGAGTTCCTGATCGGACTGGGACTCATCCTCGGGGCGCTCGTGCGCCTGGCCGCCTTCTTCGGCGGCGTGCTCATGACGTTGTTCTACCTGGGCAACGCCGACTGGGCACACGGCTACGTCAACGGGGACCTCCTCGGACTCCTCATGTTCGTGATCATCGGCGTCTTCGCCGCGGGCCGCATCCTCGGCGTCGACGCCTCCCTCGAGCAACTGGAGTTCGTGCAACGGCGACCGTGGCTGCGCTATCTCCTCGGCTGA